A single window of Aspergillus puulaauensis MK2 DNA, chromosome 5, nearly complete sequence DNA harbors:
- a CDS encoding NAD(P)/FAD-dependent oxidoreductase (COG:E;~EggNog:ENOG410QB4X;~InterPro:IPR006076,IPR036188;~PFAM:PF01266;~go_function: GO:0016491 - oxidoreductase activity [Evidence IEA];~go_process: GO:0055114 - oxidation-reduction process [Evidence IEA]) has protein sequence MSSSFDGIYEPGVVDPGLPVHNPTKPFWQSSPYQFANYRSPWPEAPVDVAIIGSGMTGSNLARSLLKLRPGLRVVLLEARTLCSGATGRNGGHIKTMTYADWGNRKRDLGVDEAIRVTKFEHSHLQAMSDAIRDGKIDCDLAMTDGLDVYYDEKTFAKAVAGLEDMRTYIPEVADKYKICTDLNRLRAEMKLSDRCIGAIIVPSASLWPYKMVLGLLEPIIKDGSLNVQTNTTVLRIEDGPSRSSATIHTSQGVIEARNVVHATNGWLGHLIHELRPYVSPVRGNVVHYDATSNASPFGLNSRYSLWMRYAAKDYDYLIQRSGGDIVVGRANTGRRATGDDSKTDLGPMAHLRGMADEVAASPVKGAAAHISHAWSGILAFTQDTSPFVGRLPFPQRQHQWVCGAYHGVGMTKAFRTAEMMAYLILDIPLRDGYPRSMFLTDKRVADLEKSLDQGLPIKAGL, from the coding sequence ATGTCGAGCTCTTTCGATGGAATATACGAGCCTGGCGTCGTCGACCCTGGCCTGCCTGTGCACAACCCCACGAAGCCCTTCTGGCAGTCCTCGCCTTACCAATTTGCAAACTATAGGTCTCCATGGCCAGAGGCTCCAGTAGACGTTGCCATAATCGGATCAGGCATGACAGGGTCCAACCTCGCTCGTTCGCTACTGAAACTGCGACCTGGTCTACGAGTGGTCCTTCTAGAAGCCCGAACCCTCTGTTCCGGAGCAACAGGCCGCAATGGAGGACATATAAAGACCATGACATATGCCGACTGGGGCAATCGCAAACGCGACCTGGGGGTGGATGAAGCCATCCGAGTCACCAAGTTCGAGCACAGCCATCTCCAAGCGATGAGCGACGCGATCCGAGACGGCAAGATTGACTGCGATCTTGCCATGACAGACGGCCTGGATGTGTACTACGATGAAAAGACCTTCGCAAAGGCTGTGGCTGGCCTTGAAGACATGCGAACGTACATTCCTGAAGTCGCCGATAAATACAAAATCTGCACCGATTTGAACCGTCTCCGAGCGGAAATGAAGCTGTCCGACCGTTGCATTGGTGCCATCATCGTCCCATCTGCCTCGCTGTGGCCGTATAAGATGGTGCTGGGTCTTCTCGAACCGATCATCAAGGATGGCTCGCTCAACGTCCAAACGAACACAACGGTTCTTAGAATCGAGGATGGACCGTCTCGCTCAAGCGCCACAATCCACACCAGCCAAGGAGTGATAGAAGCGCGGAATGTGGTGCACGCCACGAATGGCTGGTTAGGGCATCTCATCCACGAGCTGCGTCCATATGTCTCGCCAGTCCGCGGAAACGTCGTCCACTACGATGCCACCAGCAATGCATCCCCATTTGGCCTGAACAGTCGGTACTCCCTGTGGATGCGCTACGCAGCTAAGGACTACGACTATCTCATCCAGCGATCCGGCGGTGACATCGTCGTAGGGCGTGCCAACACTGGACGCAGGGCGACAGGCGACGACAGCAAGACCGACCTAGGTCCTATGGCACATCTACGGGGAATGGCAGACGAAGTGGCAGCGAGTCCAGTCAAGGGAGCAGCAGCGCATATCTCGCACGCCTGGTCTGGTATTCTCGCGTTCACCCAAGACACGTCCCCCTTCGTGGGCCGGCTGCCCTTTCCCCAGCGACAGCACCAGTGGGTGTGCGGAGCGTATCATGGAGTCGGGATGACCAAGGCGTTTCGCACGGCGGAGATGATGGCGTATTTGATTTTGGATATTCCTTTACGTGACGGGTACCCTCGCTCGATGTTTCTGACGGACAAGAGGGTGGCAGACCTGGAGAAGTCGCTGGACCAGGGTCTTCCCATCAAAGCAGGCCTGTAG
- a CDS encoding uncharacterized protein (COG:S;~EggNog:ENOG410PVGE;~InterPro:IPR021858;~PFAM:PF11951;~TransMembrane:2 (o24-41i85-104o)) — MVAFDGPHNGWRSIVLPMALEDELVMNAVLTVASFHFHVYYQHNDLSRELPLGNYEQAASSAQLYGVVVRGLRQRQNLQSYDQQAQLSILLTILLLLVVAMVTGSPDFPIMFKALQSALTVVESSCIGQGDLAEFISRQFQKIRVYAAPFMSESDGLQVLSSQHWSMEVLSCLNYCQSWQPQHASAVSIITDLVHQAHDIYINQARDILSTDTNVPVFAIPDTIARIDRFKHTMELFPEDSPGEQVLIWASFLAASDCVLDEHRTFFTELFQRYHQRSGFKNILGALQLLQKIWNRPVEDRWTRFLPQERLFVM, encoded by the exons ATGGTGGCATTTGACGGGCCTCACAACGGATGGCGATCTATCGTCCTGCCCATGGCGTTGGAAGATGAGCTGGTGATGAATGCAGTGCTCACGGTGGCcagcttccatttccatgtATATTATCAGCACAACGACCTTTCAAGAGAGTTGCCACTGGGGAACTATGAACAAGCGGCGTCATCAGCACAGCTATATGGAGTTGTCGTACGCGGACTCCGGCAGCGGCAGAATCTACAGAGTTACGACCAACAAGCTCAGCTGTCGATACTACTCACCATTCTACTTCTCCTAGTGGTGGCTATGGTTACAGGCAGTCCTGATTTTCCTATCATGTTCAAGGCTTTACAATCCGCCTTGACAGTCGTTGAAAGCTCTTGTATAGGCCAAGGCGACCTTGCCGAGTTTATCTCGCGCCAGTTCCAGAA GATACGAGTATATGCTGCGCCATTCATGAGCGAGTCCGACGGGCTGCAAGTGCTGTCTTCGCAACACTGGAGCATGGAGGTGCTATCGTGCCTCAACTACTGCCAGTCGTGGCAGCCACAGCATGCCTCTGCTGTCTCTATCATTACTGACCTTGTCCACCAAGCACACGACATCTATATCAATCAGGCACGAGACATCCTCTCGACAGACACCAACGTCCCGGTGTTTGCAATACCAGATACCATCGCTCGAATCGACCGTTTCAAGCACACAATGGAGCTCTTCCCCGAGGACTCCCCAGGCGAGCAGGTCTTGATCTGGGCTTCCTTCCTAGCGGCCTCTGATTGTGTTTTGGATGAACACAGGACCTTCTTTACAGAACTGTTCCAGCGCTATCACCAGCGCAGCGGATTCAAGAACATCCTCGGTGCGCTGCAACTGCTGCAGAAAATATGGAACCGGCCTGTTGAGGACCGGTGGACGAGATTTCTTCCTCAGGAGAGATTATTTGTGATGTAA
- a CDS encoding 2,3-butanediol dehydrogenase (COG:Q;~EggNog:ENOG410PFVV;~InterPro:IPR013154,IPR013149,IPR002328,IPR036291, IPR011032,IPR020843;~PFAM:PF00107,PF08240;~TransMembrane:1 (i188-207o);~go_function: GO:0008270 - zinc ion binding [Evidence IEA];~go_function: GO:0016491 - oxidoreductase activity [Evidence IEA];~go_process: GO:0055114 - oxidation-reduction process [Evidence IEA]) yields the protein MAPTVTALQFYGPKDVRLEQVPAAICRPDEVRIQVAYCGICGSDIHEYLGGPIFSPAEGEANPYTGQRLPVTLGHEMSGTIVELGSSVSDPNLRVGTRVAVNPALNDRHHGVDPCTACKLSLPNICKRYTSHGFSAPGGGLASEIVVKHYSCIPLPDSVSLKVGALMEPLAVAWHCVRISGFQKGQTALILGAGPIGLAILMVLRVWEAKTVVISEVTASRKQMARDFGADLVVDPTESDTPKGGIDPVVAATQAAVQADGVDVTFECTGLQTTLDTAIAATRPGGTVFNIAIHEKPLMVNLNDLTLGERRLTGGICYTEDDFRGLIAALEAGKIEAEKLITSVVDLDDVINKGLLELIQNKAAHVKILVKPNQPRSVRL from the exons ATGGCTCCTACAGTTACGGCCCTCCAGTTCTACGGCCCAAAGGATGTGAGGTTGGAACAGGTTCCTGCAGC AATATGCCGCCCGGACGAAGTCCGAATCCAAGTCGCGTACTGCGGAATCTGCGGTTCAGACATCCACGAATACCTGGGAGGCCCGATCTTCTCGCCAGCAGAGGGCGAAGCAAACCCGTACACCGGCCAGCGACTGCCCGTCACGCTGGGCCACGAAATGTCCGGAACGATAGTCGAGCTGGGATCCTCGGTGTCAGACCCGAACCTGCGAGTCGGCACTCGAGTCGCAGTAAATCCGGCGCTGAATGATCGTCACCACGGGGTGGACCCTTGTACAGCGTGTAAATTGAGCCTGCCGAACATCTGCAAGCGGTATACCTCGCATGGTTTCAGTGCTCCAGGTGGGGGCCTGGCGTCGGAGATTGTCGTTAAGCATTACTCGTGCATCCCGCTTCCTGATTCTGTCTCGCTCAAGGTGGGCGCCCTCATGGAACCGCTTGCTGTTGCGTGGCACTGCGTGCGTATTTCGGGATTCCAAAAGGGACAGACTGCTTTGATCCTGGGTGCTGGTCCTATTGGACTGGCTATTCTCATGGTCCTCCGGGTGTGGGAGGCGAAGACGGTGGTAATCAGCGAGGTCACGGCGTCACGCAAGCAAATGGCTCGGGACTTTGGGGCTGATCTTGTTGTCGATCCGACCGAGTCAGACACGCCGAAGGGAGGTATTGATCCTGTGGTTGCTGCGACTCAAGCTGCTGTTCAAGCAGACGGTGTGGACGTGACGTTTGAATGCACAGGGCTGCAGACCACGCTGGACACAGCCATTGCTGCGACACGGCCTGGAGGGACTGTCTTCAACATCGCTATTCACGAGAAACCGCTGATGGTGAACCTGAATGACCTGACGTTGGGGGAGAGACGTCTAACCGGGGGGATCTGCTACACGGAAGATGATTTCCGGGGGCTCATCGCTGCGTTGGAGGCAGGTAAAATAGAGGCAGAGAAGCTGATTACTTCTGTCGTAGACTTGGACGATGTTATCAACAAGGGCTTGCTCGAGTTGATTCAGAATAAGGCAGCGCATGTTAAGATATTGGTCAAGCCAAATCAGCCACGCTCAGTGCGTCTATAG
- a CDS encoding Zn(II)2Cys6 transcription factor (COG:K;~EggNog:ENOG410Q2DS;~InterPro:IPR036864,IPR007219,IPR001138;~PFAM:PF00172,PF04082;~TransMembrane:1 (o299-317i);~go_function: GO:0000981 - DNA-binding transcription factor activity, RNA polymerase II-specific [Evidence IEA];~go_function: GO:0003677 - DNA binding [Evidence IEA];~go_function: GO:0008270 - zinc ion binding [Evidence IEA];~go_process: GO:0006351 - transcription, DNA-templated [Evidence IEA];~go_process: GO:0006355 - regulation of transcription, DNA-templated [Evidence IEA]), whose protein sequence is MLQHACCSMPRPQKPKSTESTNSRVRAGKACQRCNKKRIKCDAMFRIPCANCVHSGASDCVLRPTRRGTYTRKRQSRNKRGESGSLGVCYQEQFPVSDQQGDKEVHADTSAAAASEPPPADDPNTATLGSLDITPSARPVSSYQASWESGSPEQFPPHADGGGSYPDISWSAMFDHFVRARRSGKGLMDKCSITYLGESFPLAIVLDDLNEGDRLKLHHPGPPFPGHESPTGETAHQAPSHLQPEDLECLKCKGVFDLPDKTQLDALVAVFLDRVYPAYPLVNRQELITQHAAGDVPLILLYSICFMAATFCPLAVLHRAGYNLRREARLHFYKKVKALFDSGYEINKIVILQSAICMTFWGGGPNNYWNFYSWLSTAVTIAEGIGIHRSTATTNIQPQDKSLLRRLWWILVVRDTTCSTLVGRPFRIDVDQADTEMLTLEDFAHDAHTPEVLLPDNTQSAYAQYQIQISKLCLIVRDIVMSRFAPGRPRISPTELHQQLNIWRECLPVVLSWRDDLAANFDTLGPFTMTLMAQYYDHILLLYLGQSPLKDRARPGEEYPDIEDITDAAAQKISSVACTMVTRSLTLLMPHEFFHGIFLAQSTFYTKLRSPHQLVAQLGRSALNNCQMVLHASYDCWDPSPWIMQLFSGLSARLSESAGKSYSTTVPTTDSTPEAGIFNGLLGFEPWQSNPMLSSLFDMPLDLLLPQ, encoded by the coding sequence ATGCTCCAGCACGCCTGCTGCAGTATGCCCCGTCCGCAGAAGCCCAAGTCCACCGAATCCACCAACTCGCGAGTCCGAGCTGGCAAGGCGTGTCAGCGATGTAACAAGAAGCGCATCAAGTGCGATGCGATGTTTCGCATACCCTGCGCCAACTGTGTACATTCAGGAGCTTCCGACTGCGTCCTTCGTCCAACACGACGGGGGACATATACCCGGAAGAGACAGTCGAGGAACAAACGTGGTGAATCCGGTTCCCTGGGCGTCTGCTATCAAGAGCAATTCCCAGTGTCTGACCAGCAAGGAGACAAGGAAGTCCACGCAGACACgtcagcagctgcagcgagcgAACCCCCACCTGCAGACGACCCCAATACAGCCACATTGGGGTCACTAGATATTACACCCTCCGCTCGACCGGTTTCGTCTTATCAAGCATCGTGGGAGTCTGGATCCCCAGAGCAGTTCCCACCACACGCTGATGGCGGTGGCTCGTATCCCGACATATCATGGTCGGCCATGTTCGATCACTTCGTCCGTGCGAGACGCAGTGGAAAGGGGCTTATGGATAAATGTTCAATCACATACCTAGGAGAGTCGTTTCCACTGGCCATCGTTCTCGATGATCTGAATGAGGGCGACCGCTTGAAGCTGCACCATCCTGGCCCTCCATTCCCGGGCCATGAATCACCCACTGGAGAAACAGCCCACCAGGCGCCATCGCATTTACAGCCGGAGGACCTGGAATGTCTGAAATGTAAAGGCGTGTTTGATCTCCCTGACAAGACGCAGCTGGATGCTCTAGTTGCGGTATTCCTGGACCGCGTATACCCAGCATACCCGCTTGTCAACCGCCAGGAACTGATAACGCAGCATGCAGCTGGGGACGTGCCTTTGATACTGCTGTATTCAATCTGTTTTATGGCTGCGACATTTTGCCCACTTGCTGTGCTGCATCGAGCTGGGTATAACCTGCGCCGAGAAGCTCGCCTGCACTTCTACAAGAAGGTCAAAGCACTATTCGACTCTGGCTACGAAATCAACAAAATAGTTATCCTGCAGAGCGCAATATGCATGACATTCTGGGGTGGAGGGCCCAACAACTACTGGAACTTCTACTCCTGGCTGAGCACCGCCGTCACAATTGCAGAGGGCATCGGCATCCACCGGTCCACTGCAACGACTAACATTCAGCCGCAAGATAAGAGCTTACTGCGCCGCCTCTGGTGGATCCTGGTTGTTCGTGATACTACCTGCAGCACTCTGGTAGGCAGGCCGTTTCGCATTGATGTCGACCAGGCCGACACGGAGATGCTCACCCTGGAGGACTTTGCGCATGATGCCCATACTCCTGAAGTTCTTCTGCCAGATAACACCCAGAGCGCATACGCCCAGTACCAGATCCAGATATCCAAGCTTTGCCTCATCGTACGTGACATTGTGATGAGCCGATTTGCGCCAGGGCGACCACGAATTTCCCCAACAGAGCTGCACCAGCAACTCAACATCTGGCGAGAATGCCTTCCAGTTGTTCTATCGTGGAGAGACGATCTTGCAGCTAATTTTGACACCCTGGGCCCGTTTACCATGACCCTCATGGCACAGTACTATGACCATATTCTACTGCTGTATCTCGGCCAGAGCCCTCTCAAGGACAGAGCCAGGCCAGGCGAGGAGTATCCCGATATCGAGGACATCACCGACGCAGCAGCACAGAAGATATCGTCCGTAGCTTGCACAATGGTTACCCGGTCTCTGACCCTCCTGATGCCGCATGAGTTCTTCCACGGCATCTTCCTGGCACAGTCAACATTCTACACGAAACTACGTAGCCCGCACCAGCTCGTCGCCCAGCTCGGTCGCTCTGCGTTGAATAACTGCCAGATGGTGCTTCACGCCTCATACGACTGCTGGGATCCCAGCCCGTGGATAATGCAGCTGTTCAGCGGGCTTTCTGCTCGACTATCTGAGAGCGCTGGAAAGTCCTACTCTACGACAGTCCCAACAACAGACTCGACGCCAGAAGCAGGCATATTCAATGGGTTGCTCGGATTTGAGCCGTGGCAGAGTAATCCTATGCTCTCGTCGCTGTTCGATATGCCACTCGACCTGCTCCTGCCGCAGTGA
- a CDS encoding flavin-containing monooxygenase (COG:P;~EggNog:ENOG410PFFN;~InterPro:IPR020946,IPR036188;~PFAM:PF13450;~TransMembrane:1 (n7-15c20/21o508-524i);~go_function: GO:0004499 - N,N-dimethylaniline monooxygenase activity [Evidence IEA];~go_function: GO:0050660 - flavin adenine dinucleotide binding [Evidence IEA];~go_function: GO:0050661 - NADP binding [Evidence IEA];~go_process: GO:0055114 - oxidation-reduction process [Evidence IEA]) gives MPTEPRAIIIGCGVAGIALSARLKKDLGYDNFIVYEREQEIGGTWFLNTYPGVGCDVDSHLYSFSFYPNPNWSKRFAEQPEILEYLNNTVDAFGIRPHVRCGIEIVEARWSEELQLWRVHLHDLQTGYTFWREAEMLVSCVGTISIPKDCEIPNWDTFNGPIWHSARWNHDYDLAGKTVAVVGNGCSAAQLVPQVIKQAKKVYQFQRSPQWVTSRVNRDFTALERWCFRYIPLLARYYRFKLWKDTDGLHSLYMADSPALVKQREDATRDSVRYIKQTAPEKYHDILVPQFPLGCKRRIFDPGYLECLHEPNIALTTEPIVELFNGGIRTTERDIGVDAVILSTGFKIQQFLSPIAVHGRHTTLNEHWHSTRGAQAYKGTFVSGFPNFGIIFGPNAFPAHNSVIYTNEVQAEYLIKTMFKPILSGDFKTLDVKEAAEVSDANHLQAKLQKMVWSGGCSNWNLDANGRNTTNYPDNTWKFWWQLYWPRWKDFNISGDTGHRPTHPLNKLLFAVAVVSVGLVGVYGRSQATAVLTR, from the coding sequence ATGCCAACTGAACCTCGCGCTATAATTATCGGCTGTGGCGTCGCCGGCATCGCCCTTTCAGCCCGTCTGAAGAAAGACCTTGGCTACGACAACTTCATCGTCTACGAGCGCGAACAAGAAATCGGCGGCACTTGGTTCCTAAACACCTACCCAGGCGTAGGGTGTGATGTCGACTCGCATCTGTATTCTTTCTCGTTCTATCCAAACCCGAACTGGTCGAAGCGGTTTGCCGAACAGCCTGAGATATTGGAGTATCTTAACAACACAGTTGACGCGTTCGGTATTCGGCCGCATGTGAGATGCGGAATTGAAATAGTCGAGGCAAGATGGAGTGAGGAGCTTCAGCTGTGGCGTGTGCATTTGCACGATCTTCAGACGGGGTATACCTTCTGGCGCGAGGCGGAGATGCTTGTATCGTGCGTTGGCACTATTTCAATTCCCAAGGACTGTGAGATACCCAACTGGGACACTTTCAATGGGCCGATCTGGCACTCGGCGCGTTGGAATCACGACTATGACCTGGCAGGTAAGACTGTTGCAGTGGTGGGCAACGGCTGCTCGGCCGCACAACTGGTGCCGCAGGTCATCAAACAGGCAAAGAAAGTATACCAGTTTCAGCGGTCACCCCAGTGGGTTACGAGTCGGGTTAATCGAGACTTCACGGCGCTGGAAAGGTGGTGTTTCCGCTATATACCGCTTCTGGCACGGTACTATCGATTCAAACTATGGAAGGACACTGACGGGCTGCACTCTCTCTATATGGCTGACAGTCCTGCACTGGTCAAGCAAAGAGAGGACGCCACCCGCGATTCTGTAAGGTATATCAAGCAGACAGCTCCCGAGAAATACCATGACATCCTTGTACCTCAGTTCCCGCTGGGATGCAAGCGTCGCATCTTTGACCCAGGATACCTCGAATGTCTGCACGAACCAAATATCGCACTGACAACCGAGCCGATTgtcgagctcttcaacgGTGGAATCCGTACCACAGAGCGAGATATCGGAGTCGATGCCGTGATTCTCAGCACTGGATTCAAAATCCAGCAGTTCCTCTCCCCGATTGCTGTGCATGGCCGCCACACGACCTTGAACGAACACTGGCACAGCACTCGCGGTGCTCAGGCGTACAAAGGCACATTTGTCTCTGGATTCCCGAATTTCGGGATTATATTCGGGCCCAATGCTTTTCCGGCGCATAACTCGGTCATCTATACTAATGAGGTGCAGGCGGAGTACCTGATTAAGACGATGTTCAAGCCTATACTGTCCGGTGACTTTAAGACACTCGATGTAAAAGAAGCGGCGGAAGTAAGTGACGCTAATCATTTGCAGGCCAAGTTGCAGAAGATGGTTTGGTCAGGGGGGTGTTCGAATTGGAATCTGGACGCCAATGGCCGCAATACCACGAATTACCCAGATAATACGTGGAAGTTCTGGTGGCAGCTGTATTGGCCGCGGTGGAAGGACTTCAATATATCCGGAGATACTGGGCATCGTCCAACACATCCACTAAACAAGCTGCTCTTCGCTGTGGCAGTGGTGTCCGTTGGTTTGGTGGGTGTATATGGTCGCAGCCAGGCCACTGCAGTGCTAACACGGTGA
- a CDS encoding SDR family NAD(P)-dependent oxidoreductase (COG:Q;~EggNog:ENOG410PJ9Z;~InterPro:IPR036291,IPR002347;~PFAM:PF08659,PF00106,PF13561;~go_process: GO:0055114 - oxidation-reduction process [Evidence IEA]): MELLRNKVIVVTGSSSGIGRAIATRCAQQGAAVVLHHLGTSQTQQDAESLKQSLGPVTMDGSQTSHLIVGADLTSDSAADSLISQTISAYGRIDALVNNAGICQFAPAASVTKTLLQRQMDVNYTAAYLLTQAASKQMADQGTGGSIVSISSITAVRGSSNLTHYAPTKAALLAMSKSMAVEFGKYGIRYNSVLPGTIQTTMNAADLAGGEKKAWLESQVPLGRLGEPDDVSGAVLFLASDLAKYVTGEQILVDGGAAIYYQ, encoded by the coding sequence ATGGAGCTACTTCGCAACAAGGTTATCGTCGTTACAGGCAGTTCGTCTGGTATCGGGCGTGCTATAGCAACACGTTGCGCCCAGCAAGGAGCAGCAGTAGTGCTTCACCATCTCGGTACCTCGCAAACACAACAAGATGCAGAATCCCTGAAACAGTCGCTGGGACCAGTTACGATGGACGGATCGCAAACGTCACATCTCATCGTAGGCGCAGACCTTACCTCCGATTCCGCTGCAGACAGCCTCATCTCCCAAACAATCTCAGCCTACGGCCGTATCGATGCCCTAGTCAACAACGCCGGGATATGTCAATTCGCCCCTGCAGCCTCTGTAACGAAGACATTGTTGCAACGACAGATGGACGTCAACTATACAGCCGCGTACCTTCTCACCCAGGCCGCCTCAAAACAGATGGCCGACCAAGGTACTGGGGGAAGCATCgtctccatttcctccattaCAGCAGTGAGAGGCTCGTCGAACCTCACTCATTACGCACCGACCAAGGCTGCCCTGCTGGCGATGTCAAAATCGATGGCCGTTGAATTTGGGAAATACGGGATCAGATACAACTCCGTCCTTCCTGGCACGATCCAAACGACTATGAATGCCGCTGATCTCGCgggaggggagaagaaggcctgGCTGGAAAGTCAAGTTCCTCTGGGGAGACTGGGAGAGCCCGATGATGTTTCTGGTGCTGTGTTATTTCTGGCCAGTGATCTGGCGAAGTATGTAACTGGGGAGCAGATTCTGGTAGATGGGGGTGCAGCGATTTATTATCAATAG